A region of the Chloroflexaceae bacterium genome:
GGGAATCCCCATTCGACAACCTTGCGCACCTGTAAGCCTGTTGCCTCAACTTTGCCAACTAGCTCGCCATAAGCATAGTTGCGCACGTGGCCAACCGCTTTAGTTTCAAAACGACGCATTCGCCCCTGAACTGTTGATATCACAAGGTATTTGCCAGTCATTGCAGCCAGGTGGCGTAGCGCCGCTCGATCGTCAGGAATGTGTTCCAGCACTTCGCTGCAAATAACTAGATCAAATTGATGGTTCAGGTTCCCACGCTCCAGGTCAAAAACCAGATACGTGCCGCCGGGTACTTGCCAGCGCGCCATGCGTATCGCAGAGGTCGAGAAGTCAGCGCCGTACAACCTGGCCCGGGGAAATTCTCGACGCATCTCAGCAAGCAATGATCCCTGTCCACAGCCAACATCCAGCACTGTATCAAACTGTAGCGGCCTCACCAGAGAGAGGATGTTGCGCCGAATGTGGCGAGACATAGGACCATAACGCTTCATTTCATCCCAGACTTGCCATAGATCATTGTAATCTTTTGCGTCCATGCAGTTTTGAATGTCGATATCCATATCGGTTCAGTCCTATGGTTCTAAAAAACTGATTTATCTTCCCCACGTTCGAACACAAACTCGTTGATCCCCGTCGGCGTCGCGTCCGGCACGACCCGCAGCAGGCGAAAGCCCAGGGGGGTGACAAACGCTGCAACTTCGTCGGCGGTCGCGTACTCGTAGGGATAGCCGCCCACCCAGTCAATCACGTCGTACCAGAAGTCCATCCCCCGTTGCTTTTCCAGCGGATTGCGCCGGGTTACGAGCAGCTCGGCAATGTAGATCAGCGCCGCAAACGGCGGGATCACCCCTCGCTGCACCCAGGCGGGAGCC
Encoded here:
- a CDS encoding class I SAM-dependent methyltransferase, with product MDIDIQNCMDAKDYNDLWQVWDEMKRYGPMSRHIRRNILSLVRPLQFDTVLDVGCGQGSLLAEMRREFPRARLYGADFSTSAIRMARWQVPGGTYLVFDLERGNLNHQFDLVICSEVLEHIPDDRAALRHLAAMTGKYLVISTVQGRMRRFETKAVGHVRNYAYGELVGKVEATGLQVRKVVEWGFPFYSPLYRDVLNLTGGRGTSGSFGPTRRLIANLIYVLFTLNSSRIGDEIFVLAERK